A genomic segment from Tuwongella immobilis encodes:
- a CDS encoding DJ-1/PfpI family protein: protein MDPVLIVIGDAAETLDTLYPYYRLQEDGFTPVVAAPEKRKYQMVMHEVKPGWTITKEWEGYTLDADVTFAEIQPERYLGIMFSGGRAPEYIREDPDLLRITRYFFDKQLPIASVCHGVEIPARADCVRGRRMATVAKCKFDLEVCGGIYVNEPCVIDGNLVSGRTYHDNGKYVGPWIQLLKQERERRRQSAS from the coding sequence ATGGATCCGGTTTTGATCGTCATTGGCGATGCTGCGGAAACTCTGGATACGCTGTATCCGTACTATCGCCTGCAAGAAGACGGCTTCACCCCCGTCGTGGCTGCCCCGGAAAAACGCAAGTATCAGATGGTCATGCACGAAGTGAAGCCCGGTTGGACCATCACCAAAGAGTGGGAAGGTTACACGCTGGATGCGGATGTGACCTTCGCGGAGATCCAGCCCGAACGCTACCTCGGAATCATGTTCAGCGGCGGGCGCGCACCGGAATACATCCGCGAAGATCCGGATTTGCTGCGGATTACCCGCTATTTCTTTGACAAGCAACTGCCCATTGCCAGTGTTTGCCACGGCGTGGAGATTCCCGCCCGCGCCGATTGCGTTCGCGGTCGTCGCATGGCCACCGTTGCCAAATGCAAATTCGATCTCGAAGTTTGCGGCGGCATCTACGTCAACGAACCCTGTGTCATCGATGGCAATCTCGTCAGCGGCCGCACCTATCACGACAACGGCAAATACGTTGGCCCGTGGATTCAACTGCTGAAGCAGGAACGCGAACGACGCCGACAATCGGCCAGCTAA
- a CDS encoding neutral/alkaline non-lysosomal ceramidase N-terminal domain-containing protein, protein MSIHSIPGIRSGRLLLLAILLGLPLQTAAAPLKIGVAAVDVSPQEFPINMPGGFGPNMAESSNDPLHSRAFVLSDGETTIALVLVDNLGVAQPVVDEAKLLASRKTPILPEHILISATHTHSAPASNVIDGPAPAVSYRKRLLGGIVDSIVQAHSKLRPAGIASASHALPDEVFNRRWFLKPGKMPLNPFGGTDLVKMNPPISPDVLLHPAGTTDPEVAVLSMVELPSKRPLGIYANYALHYVGGTPSKKVSADYFGEFARLMPARLNAPSDFVAALTNGASGNINNIPFNSPMPRPPREPMEQIRIVAGKTADAVWHARQKISVYHSDVKLGMLTRPITLKYRKPDPEMLKRAETIASTTDAEAKKQYPPLADSYANRTIDLAKRPATVTLPLQAIAIGQTAIVAIPFETFVEIGLDIKKRSPFAHTIVVGIANGYNGYLPPPEQHRLGGYETWLGTNNVQEDTSVLITEQLLSMLGDLSARQARSLPGSK, encoded by the coding sequence ATGTCCATCCACTCCATTCCTGGAATTCGCTCAGGTCGGCTGCTGCTGTTGGCCATCCTGTTAGGACTTCCGCTGCAAACGGCGGCGGCACCGTTGAAAATTGGTGTCGCCGCCGTGGATGTTTCTCCGCAAGAGTTCCCCATCAATATGCCGGGTGGATTCGGCCCGAATATGGCCGAATCGTCGAATGATCCACTGCATTCTCGAGCATTCGTTCTTTCCGATGGCGAGACGACGATTGCGTTGGTGCTGGTCGATAACCTCGGTGTCGCGCAACCGGTGGTGGATGAGGCGAAGCTGCTCGCCTCACGGAAAACGCCGATTCTGCCCGAACACATTCTGATTTCGGCCACGCACACGCACTCGGCCCCGGCATCGAACGTGATCGATGGTCCAGCCCCGGCGGTGAGTTATCGCAAGCGCTTACTTGGCGGAATCGTTGATTCGATCGTGCAAGCACATTCCAAACTGCGCCCGGCGGGGATCGCCTCGGCAAGTCACGCACTGCCTGACGAAGTGTTCAACCGCCGGTGGTTTTTGAAGCCGGGCAAAATGCCGCTCAACCCGTTTGGTGGAACCGACTTAGTGAAGATGAATCCACCCATTTCGCCGGATGTATTGCTGCACCCGGCAGGCACCACCGATCCCGAAGTGGCGGTGCTTTCGATGGTGGAACTTCCTTCGAAGCGACCGCTGGGGATTTATGCCAATTACGCGCTGCATTACGTCGGCGGCACCCCGTCCAAGAAAGTCTCCGCCGATTACTTTGGCGAATTCGCGCGGCTGATGCCCGCTCGACTGAATGCCCCGAGCGACTTTGTTGCGGCCCTCACCAACGGTGCCTCGGGGAACATCAACAATATCCCCTTCAATTCGCCGATGCCCCGTCCGCCGCGTGAGCCGATGGAGCAGATTCGGATCGTGGCGGGCAAAACCGCCGATGCCGTTTGGCACGCTCGCCAGAAAATCAGCGTTTACCACTCCGACGTGAAACTGGGCATGCTCACCCGGCCGATCACGCTGAAATATCGCAAACCCGACCCGGAAATGCTCAAACGGGCCGAGACGATCGCATCGACCACCGATGCCGAAGCCAAGAAACAATATCCCCCCCTCGCCGATTCGTATGCCAATCGGACCATCGATCTCGCCAAGCGACCGGCGACGGTCACGCTGCCGCTTCAGGCGATTGCGATTGGTCAAACCGCAATTGTCGCCATTCCGTTTGAGACATTTGTGGAAATCGGGCTGGACATCAAGAAACGCAGCCCGTTTGCGCACACGATCGTGGTGGGAATCGCCAATGGCTACAATGGCTACCTGCCCCCCCCCGAACAGCACCGACTCGGCGGATATGAAACTTGGCTGGGAACCAACAATGTTCAAGAAGACACATCGGTTCTGATCACCGAGCAATTGTTGAGCATGCTCGGCGATCTGTCGGCACGGCAAGCACGCTCCTTGCCGGGATCGAAGTAA
- the ychF gene encoding redox-regulated ATPase YchF, with product MKAGIVGLPNVGKSTLFNALTSSKTAQAANYPFCTIEPNEGVVSVPDDRLERITKYIVPKKIVPAALRLVDIAGIVKGASEGQGLGNKFLSHIREVDAILQVVRCFEDSDIVHVAGTVDPLADVEVIETELMLADLQTLDNALPRAERAAKGGDKEATRRVEGIKLCLEQLGKDEPLRKLQLDPEVAKAISSFGLMTAKPILYVANVDETDILGQGPLVGKLKAFAEKIGAEVVPVCAKLESEIAELDEADRKEMLESAGLNEPALTVLARAAYRVLGLQSYFTAGVQEVRAWTVPVGATAPQAAGVIHTDFEKGFIRAEIYSLEDLETYKSEKEIKAAGKLRVEGKSYIMQDGDICHFLVNS from the coding sequence ATGAAAGCGGGCATTGTTGGGCTGCCGAATGTGGGCAAAAGCACCTTGTTCAACGCATTGACAAGCTCGAAGACCGCACAAGCGGCGAACTATCCCTTCTGCACCATTGAACCCAACGAAGGGGTCGTGAGTGTGCCGGATGATCGTCTGGAACGCATCACCAAGTACATTGTTCCCAAGAAAATTGTGCCTGCCGCGCTGCGGTTGGTGGATATCGCGGGCATCGTCAAAGGCGCGAGCGAAGGCCAAGGGCTTGGCAACAAGTTTCTGAGCCACATTCGCGAAGTCGATGCGATCCTGCAAGTCGTGCGATGCTTTGAAGATTCGGATATTGTGCACGTCGCTGGCACGGTCGATCCGCTGGCGGATGTCGAAGTCATCGAGACGGAATTGATGCTGGCCGATCTGCAGACACTGGATAATGCTCTGCCCCGCGCCGAACGCGCAGCCAAAGGCGGCGACAAAGAAGCGACCCGCCGCGTGGAAGGCATCAAACTCTGCTTGGAACAGCTGGGCAAAGACGAACCGCTCCGCAAACTCCAACTCGATCCGGAAGTCGCCAAGGCGATTTCGAGCTTCGGCCTGATGACCGCGAAGCCGATTCTGTATGTCGCCAATGTGGACGAAACCGACATTTTGGGTCAGGGTCCGTTGGTGGGCAAACTGAAGGCATTCGCCGAGAAAATCGGCGCGGAAGTCGTGCCGGTCTGCGCGAAACTCGAATCCGAAATCGCGGAATTGGACGAAGCCGACCGCAAGGAAATGCTGGAATCCGCTGGTCTGAACGAACCCGCGCTGACGGTGTTGGCCCGCGCAGCGTATCGGGTGCTGGGGCTGCAAAGCTACTTCACGGCCGGCGTGCAAGAAGTCCGCGCTTGGACCGTTCCGGTGGGCGCGACTGCTCCGCAGGCCGCCGGGGTGATCCATACCGATTTCGAGAAGGGATTCATCCGCGCGGAAATCTATTCGCTCGAAGATTTGGAGACATATAAGAGCGAAAAAGAAATCAAAGCCGCTGGCAAACTCCGCGTGGAAGGCAAAAGCTACATCATGCAAGATGGCGACATTTGCCACTTCTTGGTCAATTCGTGA
- a CDS encoding Kelch repeat-containing protein: MRLIQFAVPIVIGWVILPMVGTAQPSKPAYEWELVTANAPFAPRDGAGALTYRNRMWLLGGWNPGDRRHFPRITNNEVWSSPDGKIWSLVKPNTYLDQSFDITRDWEGRHTAGYVVHRDAMWIVGGDVNSGHYHSDVWRSTDGRSWQHVNAKKPVPWGPRALHYTVAFRDQIWVIGGQTVPQFASAKEQFYRDIWVSSDGVDWKQIQPNEPFWPQRGMIGGAAVFQDRIWILGGGTYDTANRPQRQYFNDVWSSADGVTWTCHTPKAPWAARQYHDIAVFDGKLWVLEGYSGSNRKDVWYSADGKNWTELPNTPWKPRHAASVFVHDGSLWMVAGNNMESDVWRLRKRDSRGNRPD, translated from the coding sequence ATGCGGTTGATTCAATTTGCCGTGCCAATCGTCATCGGCTGGGTGATTCTCCCAATGGTGGGAACTGCTCAGCCATCGAAGCCCGCATACGAGTGGGAACTGGTGACGGCAAACGCACCCTTTGCGCCACGCGATGGGGCGGGGGCGTTGACGTATCGAAATCGGATGTGGCTGCTGGGTGGATGGAATCCGGGCGATCGGCGGCATTTTCCGCGAATCACGAATAACGAGGTTTGGAGTTCGCCGGATGGGAAAATCTGGTCGCTCGTGAAGCCGAATACATATCTGGATCAGTCGTTTGATATTACCCGCGATTGGGAAGGTCGGCACACGGCCGGGTATGTGGTGCACCGCGATGCCATGTGGATCGTCGGCGGGGATGTCAATTCCGGGCATTACCATTCTGATGTGTGGCGTTCGACAGATGGCCGATCGTGGCAGCACGTCAATGCCAAGAAGCCGGTTCCTTGGGGGCCACGGGCGCTGCATTACACGGTCGCGTTTCGGGATCAAATTTGGGTCATTGGCGGACAAACCGTGCCACAATTCGCCTCGGCCAAAGAGCAGTTTTACCGAGATATCTGGGTGAGTTCCGATGGGGTGGATTGGAAGCAGATCCAACCGAACGAGCCGTTTTGGCCGCAGCGAGGCATGATCGGCGGTGCGGCGGTGTTTCAGGATCGAATTTGGATTCTCGGCGGGGGCACCTACGACACGGCGAATCGACCGCAGCGGCAATACTTCAACGATGTTTGGAGTTCCGCGGACGGCGTGACGTGGACCTGTCACACGCCCAAAGCACCATGGGCCGCCCGGCAGTATCACGACATTGCGGTGTTTGATGGGAAATTGTGGGTGCTTGAAGGTTATTCTGGCAGCAATCGCAAGGATGTCTGGTATTCCGCAGACGGCAAGAACTGGACGGAACTGCCCAACACTCCGTGGAAGCCGCGACATGCTGCCAGTGTTTTTGTACACGATGGCAGTTTGTGGATGGTCGCGGGCAACAATATGGAAAGTGATGTCTGGCGACTCCGCAAGCGAGATAGTCGCGGAAATCGCCCGGACTGA
- a CDS encoding ABC transporter ATP-binding protein, with protein MPNPPILVIDAVEKHYATVHAVRGVSFEVRSGEIFALLGPNGAGKSSLVRMIMGITLPDQGSIEFRSESGQAFVPQPPDLGYLPEDRGLYKDIPVLRTLVYFGQLRGMTRRDATEEAKKWLGRLDLAGREWDKLDTLSKGNQQKIQFISAILHRPKLAILDEPFSGLDPLNQNLFLEIIRELCNDGMTILLSAHQMALIEQLADRIVLMNRGQIVLQGTLGEIRQQAGFSRSMTLDLRTPMSATPLQGLPAGAVLEPISPTQMRLLLPDDLAISPILSRCTQELDLVEIHSERLSLHEIYIRTLTARGTETEA; from the coding sequence ATGCCAAATCCGCCGATTCTGGTGATCGACGCGGTCGAGAAACATTACGCAACGGTGCATGCCGTTCGTGGAGTGTCTTTCGAAGTGCGATCCGGGGAAATTTTTGCCTTGCTGGGGCCAAACGGCGCTGGCAAATCGTCGCTAGTTCGCATGATTATGGGGATTACGCTTCCCGATCAGGGATCGATCGAATTTCGATCCGAATCGGGTCAGGCGTTTGTCCCGCAGCCGCCCGATTTGGGCTATTTGCCCGAAGATCGAGGGTTGTATAAAGATATTCCCGTCTTGCGAACGCTGGTCTATTTCGGACAATTGCGGGGCATGACACGCCGCGACGCCACCGAGGAAGCCAAAAAATGGCTGGGCCGACTCGACCTCGCTGGTCGGGAATGGGACAAACTCGACACCTTATCCAAGGGCAATCAGCAGAAGATTCAGTTTATCTCGGCAATTCTGCATCGCCCCAAGCTCGCCATTCTCGATGAGCCGTTCTCGGGGCTGGACCCCCTGAATCAGAATCTGTTCCTGGAAATCATCCGCGAACTCTGCAACGACGGCATGACCATCTTGTTGAGTGCCCACCAAATGGCACTGATCGAACAACTTGCCGATCGCATCGTGTTGATGAATCGCGGTCAAATCGTGCTGCAAGGCACACTGGGCGAAATTCGTCAGCAAGCGGGCTTTTCGCGCAGCATGACGCTGGATCTGCGCACGCCGATGAGTGCCACTCCGCTGCAAGGCTTGCCGGCGGGCGCGGTGCTGGAGCCGATTTCGCCGACGCAGATGCGACTGCTGTTACCGGACGATCTGGCGATCTCTCCGATTTTGAGTCGCTGCACGCAGGAGCTCGATTTGGTGGAAATTCATTCCGAGCGACTGAGTTTGCACGAAATTTACATTCGCACCCTCACGGCACGCGGAACGGAGACGGAAGCATGA
- a CDS encoding ABC transporter permease, protein MSRWQQLRVVGLWEFRRFFRIRDQILALAMAIVAGVVTAGITKFVEKSGQPIRIAVIHEERMPGITDIDPKTILGEKTKITLEKHPPESEPELRTAIEKRELDGIAKIESDSKIQLVVFKRPIWDDQLKLLLTVARTQSKMKQNQIGAIVASSMLAPPEIDLAFIEEDGKSGRPQLLVASLLSGACFFAVFLSLAFLLVGITSEKQIRVTEQVVSAISPQTWIDGKVLGLTGVALATVFTYALAGAIFLIGLAISGTNLFAKLSFALSPGFLILNLVIAALGLFFWNFFIAAYAATINDPNTSSRSSLMFLFMLPMGIAFMGFEQPDSLAMRILTLVPGTSITVLPMRLVLGTVEIWEVMLSILLLIGATLALRRLAGKIFAMGILMVGKEPSMKEIWQTLRKV, encoded by the coding sequence ATGAGTCGTTGGCAACAGCTTCGAGTGGTGGGATTGTGGGAATTTCGCCGATTTTTCCGGATTCGCGATCAGATTCTCGCCCTGGCCATGGCGATTGTCGCCGGGGTGGTGACGGCGGGCATCACGAAATTCGTCGAAAAATCGGGCCAACCGATTCGCATCGCGGTGATTCACGAAGAGCGCATGCCAGGCATCACCGACATCGATCCGAAAACGATTCTCGGCGAAAAGACGAAAATCACCCTGGAAAAACACCCCCCGGAATCCGAACCGGAATTACGCACCGCCATCGAGAAACGCGAACTTGATGGCATCGCCAAAATCGAATCCGATTCCAAAATCCAACTGGTCGTCTTCAAACGGCCGATCTGGGATGACCAACTGAAATTGCTGCTAACGGTAGCCCGCACGCAATCGAAGATGAAGCAAAATCAGATCGGGGCGATTGTTGCCTCCAGCATGTTGGCACCGCCGGAGATCGATCTGGCCTTCATCGAAGAAGACGGGAAATCCGGTCGTCCGCAACTGCTGGTCGCGTCGTTACTCTCGGGTGCGTGTTTCTTCGCCGTGTTTCTGTCGCTGGCGTTTTTGCTGGTCGGAATCACGAGCGAAAAGCAAATTCGCGTGACCGAGCAAGTCGTCTCCGCGATTTCGCCGCAGACCTGGATTGATGGCAAAGTCCTTGGCCTGACTGGGGTTGCGCTCGCCACCGTCTTCACCTACGCATTGGCAGGTGCGATTTTCTTGATCGGACTGGCGATTTCCGGCACGAATCTGTTCGCGAAGCTCTCGTTCGCGCTGTCGCCGGGATTCCTGATCTTGAATCTGGTCATCGCGGCATTGGGGTTATTCTTCTGGAATTTCTTCATCGCCGCATATGCCGCCACCATCAACGACCCGAATACCTCGTCGCGGTCGAGTTTGATGTTCCTATTCATGCTGCCAATGGGGATCGCGTTCATGGGATTTGAGCAGCCGGATTCGCTGGCAATGCGAATTCTGACGCTGGTTCCCGGGACATCCATCACCGTGCTGCCGATGCGATTGGTGCTGGGGACAGTCGAAATTTGGGAAGTGATGCTGTCGATTCTGCTGCTGATCGGGGCAACGCTGGCCCTACGACGGCTGGCGGGCAAGATTTTCGCCATGGGCATTCTCATGGTTGGCAAAGAACCCAGCATGAAGGAGATTTGGCAAACCCTGCGGAAGGTCTGA
- a CDS encoding Sec-independent protein translocase subunit TatA/TatB, with amino-acid sequence MFGLGGQELLILLVIGVVLFGRRLPEVGRSLGRTFVEFKKGVSGLEDAVDNPSSQQPTAQVEAPRPPQRVTPPAPKFDETNQPHA; translated from the coding sequence ATGTTTGGATTAGGTGGTCAAGAACTCCTGATTTTGCTGGTTATTGGTGTGGTTCTCTTCGGCCGTCGGTTACCTGAAGTCGGGCGATCTCTGGGACGCACGTTCGTTGAGTTCAAGAAGGGCGTTAGCGGCCTCGAAGATGCGGTCGATAATCCGTCTTCGCAACAACCGACCGCACAAGTCGAAGCGCCGCGTCCTCCGCAACGTGTGACACCACCCGCGCCGAAGTTCGATGAAACCAATCAGCCGCACGCGTAA
- a CDS encoding NHL repeat-containing protein: protein MNAFLTTGMLSLILTGTPGADTIVRIAGPGTGGDGSPALTAKLVVPFGLEFSPSGERILIEFDGQRVRKIDAQGNIVTIAGSGKKGSKGDGGPAADAEFNGMHNLAIGKDGTIYVCDTWNYRVRAIDPKSGMIRTVAGTGTKGDGADSADATKTPIGGIYCVSCDGDKSKLILTDLDFRKIRSLDLATGKLTTVAGNGKKGVPTDGSVAVESPLVDPRAAVTDRHGNLIILERGGNALRLVDVSGKIRTVAGTGKTGLTGDGGPASQATMNGPKHLCIDHDGESVLIADAENHVIRRWVAKTGMIERVAGTGKKGTAGLDGPPDSAQLNRPHGVTRGPNGSIVIVDSYNNRILQILPGK, encoded by the coding sequence ATGAACGCATTTTTGACGACGGGAATGCTCTCCCTGATTCTGACGGGAACACCGGGTGCCGATACGATCGTTCGGATTGCCGGGCCGGGGACCGGCGGCGACGGATCTCCGGCGTTGACGGCGAAATTGGTCGTGCCGTTTGGCTTGGAATTTTCCCCATCCGGGGAGCGAATTCTGATTGAATTCGACGGGCAACGGGTGCGAAAAATCGACGCTCAGGGGAACATCGTCACAATCGCCGGAAGCGGCAAAAAGGGGAGCAAAGGCGACGGTGGACCGGCCGCGGATGCCGAGTTCAACGGCATGCACAATCTCGCCATTGGCAAAGATGGCACCATCTATGTTTGTGATACTTGGAATTACCGCGTGCGAGCGATCGACCCGAAATCCGGCATGATTCGGACCGTCGCGGGGACTGGTACCAAAGGTGATGGCGCGGATTCGGCGGATGCCACGAAAACGCCCATCGGCGGAATCTACTGCGTGAGTTGCGATGGGGACAAATCGAAGCTGATTCTCACCGATTTGGATTTTCGCAAAATTCGCAGTCTCGACCTTGCAACCGGCAAACTGACGACGGTTGCCGGGAATGGGAAAAAAGGCGTGCCCACCGATGGATCGGTTGCGGTGGAGTCGCCGTTGGTTGATCCGCGAGCGGCGGTGACAGATCGGCACGGGAATCTCATCATTCTTGAACGCGGTGGCAATGCCTTGCGATTGGTGGATGTCAGCGGCAAGATTCGCACCGTCGCCGGGACGGGCAAAACCGGGCTGACCGGCGACGGTGGCCCGGCATCGCAGGCGACGATGAACGGCCCGAAGCATCTTTGCATCGATCACGATGGAGAATCGGTACTGATCGCCGATGCCGAAAATCATGTGATTCGCCGATGGGTGGCGAAAACCGGAATGATCGAACGGGTCGCCGGCACGGGCAAGAAAGGGACGGCGGGGCTCGATGGTCCGCCCGATTCCGCGCAGTTGAATCGGCCACATGGCGTGACACGGGGACCGAACGGTTCAATCGTGATTGTCGATAGTTACAACAATCGAATTTTACAAATTCTGCCCGGAAAATGA